The segment CTTTACTGACTTAAATACGAGTACACAAATCAATCAAACATTGTTTTTtagaccaaaatacccctatgtcaGTGCGAGCTCCATCGAGGCTTTGCATTTATCTCTCGTCACTATCCAAGTGATCCAACCAATTCTGCCACTACACTACATCCAAATTCCAAAACAATAAAATTCACACCATCACCACCGTTTCTTAGTCGCGACGTGGGCGGTCTAGATCCTCCCACTCTTCACATTTCCAATTGTTAGTCTTTACCCTATCCTATTGATTCACGTTTCGGTATCCGGTTGGCCCACAGAACATTATTAAAAGGAATTGTATTTAAtgtcttaaaaaaataaaagacaagGGACACCTGGCAGTCGCTAAGAACCAGAaatgcaaaaaagaaaaaaaataagaagGGTTAATTATAGTAGAGGTCACCCAACTATAGTTTTTTCTTTTCTAGTCAtctaactatgaaaagttacaaaatgatcattcaacaattcaattttgtatttttttttttgtcaccaGCAGGCTAACATCAAAATGGAAACATCTGAAAATCCAAAATAGTTGGGTGACAGAAAAAAAGACAAAATCGAATAGTTGAGTGATCATATTATAACTTTTTGTAGTTGGTTGAGAAAAAAACCATAGTTGAGTGGCTATTAATGCAGTTTACCCAAAATAGAATGCTCATTGTTTTGTTTTTACTTTGGCTAGAATATTTTGTTAGTCCCTGgacttgtatagaatttgaaTTTAGGCCTTatactttaaaagttaaaaattcaatcctcttactttttcaatttaaaaatcttTGTCCAATCATTACCATCGTTAGTAGTTTCTGTCAAAATTTACCAGCTTACCATTTTTATTTCCTGTctatcaaaatttcaagttgacaAATTTGGATGATTTTAGTGACTAGGctgatatttttaaataaaaaaataggaggacttgattttttttactttttaagtacaaagactaaatctgAAATTTAGTCAAAGTACAAGAACTAATAGCACATTTTAGcctttttacttttaattaatcGACCGATTTGTACTATTTACACTTTTTCTATTTTGGGTTTGGTGGGGTTCtgatatttttatgttttctttCAATTATTTGGTACGTtaaatttggatttatttttttcttttccgaATTAAAACGCTGATGTTTTCGTTAAGCTCAGATCTTCAACTTTGTGATTGTTGAAAGACATCAAAATTTCTGATTTTACCATTACTTGAAGTTGATCTTTGTATtgctcttctattttcttttttttttttttaatatgaatATGGATATGAATATGAATATGATATTTTGGGTTTTATTGAAAAGTTTCCAAATATAGAAAAAGTAAGGAGCTTGATTTTAtatggtaattttccaaataTTCATCTAGATACCATTTTGTCGACACTATTTTATCCAGATTTTATTAGGGACTAACATGAACTTCAAGAACTTTGGAAGTAACCAACCGCCGTCAGGTGATGGCGGCGGTGGTAATAAACCGCCTGGGAATTATCCGATAAGTAGACAGCCATCGGTCTATTCTCTAACCTTTGATGAGTTTCAAAGCACAATGGGTGGAATAGGCAAAGATTTCGGGTCGATGAACATGGATGAGCTGTTAAAGAACATTTGGAGTGCTGAAGAAACTCAAACAATGGCTTCTCCCGGTGTTGGCCTAGTGGGAAATGGAGGGTTACAAAGGCAAGGGTCTTTGACTTTGCCCAGGACACTTAGCCACAAAACTGTTGATGAAGTTTGGAGAGAGATCTCAAATGAGTTTTCTATAGGGACTGAAGCCACTGATAATATGCCACAAAGACAGCAAACCTTAAAGGAGATTACTTTAGAGGAGTTTTTGGTCAGAGCCGGTGTGGTAAGAGAGGATAACATCCAATTTTCTGGGAAGGACAATAATGTTAATGGCGGCTTCTTTGGGGAATTACCGCAAGCAGGGAGTAATACCAGTGGGTTTGGGATTGGGTTTCAACAAGGTGGAAGAGGTCCAAATTTGATGGGGAATAGGCTACCTGATGGTGGTAATCAAAATGGTATTCAAGCTTCCGATTTGCCTATGAATTTTAATGGAGTTAGATCCAATCAGCACCACTTAACTCAGCTTCAGCAGCAACCATTATGTCCTAAGCAACCTGGTGTGGAATATGGAGCTCAGATGGGTTTGCAAAGTGGTGGTCAGTTGGGGAGTCCTGGAATTAGGTGTGGTCAGGGACTATATAATGGCTTGATCCATGGTGGTGGGATGAGTATGGTTGGTTTAAGATCACCTGCTAACCACCTTTCATCAGATGGGATTGGGAAGAGTAGTGGAGATAGTTCCTCAGTTTCACCCGTTCCTTATGTGTTTAATGGAAGTTTGAGGAGTAGGAAAAGCAGTGCTGTGGAAAAGGTTGCTGAGAGGAGGCAGAGAAGAATGATAAAGAACCGAGAATCCGCTGCAAGATCACGAGCTCGCAAGCAGGTCATTATGTTTTTTCATTTCATCTAACCTTTCCATCTTCATAGCTCTTTAGTTCATCTTAGAGTAAAGGTAGATACTTTGGAATATGATTGTTACCAGTCTATTGCTTCGACAATGTTTCCC is part of the Gossypium arboreum isolate Shixiya-1 chromosome 5, ASM2569848v2, whole genome shotgun sequence genome and harbors:
- the LOC108450551 gene encoding bZIP transcription factor 23-like, with the translated sequence MNFKNFGSNQPPSGDGGGGNKPPGNYPISRQPSVYSLTFDEFQSTMGGIGKDFGSMNMDELLKNIWSAEETQTMASPGVGLVGNGGLQRQGSLTLPRTLSHKTVDEVWREISNEFSIGTEATDNMPQRQQTLKEITLEEFLVRAGVVREDNIQFSGKDNNVNGGFFGELPQAGSNTSGFGIGFQQGGRGPNLMGNRLPDGGNQNGIQASDLPMNFNGVRSNQHHLTQLQQQPLCPKQPGVEYGAQMGLQSGGQLGSPGIRCGQGLYNGLIHGGGMSMVGLRSPANHLSSDGIGKSSGDSSSVSPVPYVFNGSLRSRKSSAVEKVAERRQRRMIKNRESAARSRARKQAYTTELEAEVAKLKEENQELQKKHDHIIKIQKNQVMEMMNVQPGAKKRCLRRTRTGPW